The genomic interval GCCTGGGGGTGATTCTCAGCAACCCTGgagagcccagagcccagcctGCTCTGCTCCAGTTGCCACCTCTTCCAGTACCGGGATCCTTGAGAAACCACCTCACTCTGGTCCCAGGTGTTCCACTAGCCCAAGTCCAGAGTCCTCATCTCAGTCCATCCCTTATCTGAGCTGACAACTCACTCTCAGATGTGGGGTGCTGCCACGGGGGTGTTGTGTTCTTAGAGAGGAGCCTGTCTCCTCCGTCCACTTCTTACTGAAACCAATCTCAGGAGTGAGCCTTGGAACAGGTCCTAGGTGAGGCCCACACTTGAAAAGGAGTCCAGAGTCCCTGGGACAAAGATAGGACTCCCAGAAAGGGTTATGTGGTTTTTTACCTTCCTCTGGGACACAGTAGGCCTGGGGACTTAGGCAGCAAGGAGCTAGCCGGGGAGTGCCCCTGGCACCTAGCCTGAACCCTGCTGAGCCTCAGGTATCTTACCAGGTCTAGTACCAGCTCCCCAGGACTATTAGATGACAGTGAAAGGGTGGGGGTAGGCTGTACATCTTAAGGTGGACCTCACAGTGAGGGAGGCTTTCTCAACACTGCCCTAATCTTCTGTCTCAGTTACCGGGCTCTGCTACAGCATTAAGTTTAGGGTCCAGAAACCTTCAGAGGATGGAGATGACCTCATAAGACATGCAGTGCTCCATCAGTCAACTCCACCTAGCTTGTGAAGATGCCCCCATCAGTCTGAGCCCTAGGCTACTGGCAGAGAATAGGTGTGTCCACCAAGTGGTGCCTTAGGACCCCACAGTGGGGAGGCACCAAGCACAGGAAACCATCCCAGTCCCCTTTCCAAGGAGTAAGGACCAGAATGGGCACTGCAGACACAGAGATGAGGATGAAAGTACTCAAGTCCACCCTCTATAGAAAGGaagcctctccttttttttttcttttttgcaatgaATTACTACATTTAATTACTATTTCAAACACTTAAGGCAGATTTCTCACATGTGAGAATTTAGAATGATTCAAACTCAAATATCCactcatgggtggcacctgtggctcagtcggtaaaggcgccagccccatataccgagggtggtgggttcaaacccggccccggccaaactgcaacgaaaaaatagccgggctttgtggcgggcgcctgtagtcccagctactcgggaggctgaggcaagagaatcgcttaagcccaggagttggaggttgctgtgagctgtgtgaggccacggcactctaccccgagggccataaagtgagactctgtctctacaaaaaaaaaaaaatccactcatATCTTTCCTTCATTGTAGGCATGtgcatttcttcttttgaaagattTCGGATCTCTTCTGGAGTCAAACCTTCAATACGCTTTCTCATTGCCATCAAGGATGCATCCCTGCACACATTGGTCATGTCTGCTCCTGAGTAACCTTCCATGTTTTCTGCTATACTTGCAAGGTCAACATCAGCCAACTCCAGTTCATGCAGGCTTATTTGTAACAGCTCCTCCCTGCCTTTTACTGATGGTAAAGGAATATAGATTAGTTTCTCAAGACGTCGTCTTAGAGCCTCATCTATATCCCAGGGGAAATTAGTAGCTGCCAGAACCATAACCATTTTAGAAGGCTCATCGTTTTCAGAAGCACCTCCAGCACCATCCATTTGAACCAGCAACTCTGCTTTCACCCTTCGAGTTGCTTCAGGCTCCTCAGACATCCCTCTGCAACTACAAATGGAATCTATCTCATCAATAAATATGGTGGCTGGAGAATAAAACCGAGTCATTGCAAACAGAGGGTGAACAAGCTTCTCAGACTCCCTCTGTATTTGTGAAGTCAGAATTGAGGAAGAGACATTGAAGAACGTAGTCTTGTATTCTGTAGCTACTGCTTTAGCAAGGAGGGTCTTGCCAGTGCCAGGTGGGCCAAACATCAGCACTCCTTTCCATGGTCTCCTAATTCCCTTAAAGAATCCTGGCatctggccgggcgtggtggctcacgcctgtagtcccagcactgtggtaggccgaggtgggtggattgtctgagctcagaggttcaagaccagtatgagcaagagtgagccagagtaagaccccgtctctactaacaacatcaaaaacagccagcacggccagaggaagaagaaaatcaacaaaaaaggagtacttcaaacaaagaagaatgaacaagcaaactgaaattaaaaaaaaaaaaaaaaaaaggggtggtgcctgtggctcagtgagtagggtgctggccccatatgctgagggtggtgagttcaaacccaaccccggccaaactgcaacaataaataaataaataaaaattaaaaaaaaaagaatcgggGCATCCACATTGGTAACACCACAGCTTCCTTAAGCAACTTTTTAGCTTCTACTAAATCAGCGATATCATCCCACCGAACATTGGGATTCTGGGAAATTATATCTCTTTCCAAAGCTTCTACTAAGTCCTTATCATATCCAGTACTATCAAATTTAATTGTCTCTGGTTCTGTAACTGCAGTAGGTGAtttgttcttttcctctcttcctttattctgttctttcttttcacaaCGAACAGCTTTCCCTCTGTCATTGTGAAGGTTCTGTGCAGATGAACGGTGAACTCTGACAGCTGTACTTGGACGGTTGCCATGTGATTTAGGGTCACTGTATTGAGAAGATTGGCGTTTTCTAGGTCCCGGTGAGGGTCTTCGTTCAACAGGTATAGGCATAGACCAGACTTCTCCCTCAGAAGCTGGAAGCTCATACTGTGCAGCTTTCAAGGGAGTGCTGTCTAGTTTAACGCTCTCTAGTGTTTTCATGATATCCTTATCATGTTTGGCTTCCACATTTATTTCCTGCCAAACCTGTTGCCATTTCTGCTGGAGGTACATACCTTTGACAGAGTATAGATACTTGTTCATTTGGTTAAAAACTCCCTGATAATAGACCATAGCAGAGTCATAGTTTCTCAGCAATGCATATTCACGACGCaattttacattctcactaaTCATAAGAAGACTCATGCTCAACTGCAGGCTGTGTCGGCCCAGGCTCCTCGGAAAAGCGTCCACAGCCAGGTGCAGAGGAAGGGCTGAGTGGGGCTACTGCTAGCGAGGAAGGAGGGGCTCGGCCTAGCCCCAACCACCCCGCTTTCCGCTCACGGATCCACTTCTGCTCAACCGTCACCAGCCCCGGGTGCTGCTTCAGGGTCACTTCCGGTGCTGGGGGCAGTCTGGGCGACTCCAGGGCACGTGGAGCGATGCCCCAGGCAAGCCTCTCCTTTTGTCAAAGACCAGGGTAAAGGCAAAATTTTGCCCTGTGTGGAAAGACTCCCTGTCAGGAAGGTGACTAAGGACATGTTACCTCCCCAAAGTATGGTAATTTGCCTCCTAACTTCCCAGAGGGAGTTAAAATGTGGCACTGCTGGAAAGGTGGCAGACCTTCAAAAGTGCATAAGCTCACCCACACAAACGATTGTTCGCTTATGCTATAATAGTGTAAATATCACAATTTACCAccaatgaaaaaagtaaaaatcaagaaaatgggTACCAGGGAAAGCTGACCTTCAGCAGCTTCCTTGGTGCCCCTTCCAGCTGTGtatgaggaagaaaggaagaaagcccTGTCCCAGTCTCCACGAGGAGGAGGGACTGTTCCACTTACCTGGGAGACAACACAAGCAcaaaaagaatgagagcaaggcggggtgtggtggctcatacctgtaatcccaacactctgggaggctgaggcaaatggatcccttgagttgaggagtttgaaaccagcctgagcaagagccagaccctgtctctatgccacagcactcactctacccaggacgactgagtgagactctgtctcaaaaaaaaagggaatgggAAGCCAGGggtcgtggctcatgcctgtaatcctagcacttggcaggggggtggggatggggagctgaggcaggtggattgcctgagctcaggagttggagaccagcctgagctagagtgagactctgtctctaaaaaaaactaggcaggcgttgtggcaggcgcctatagtcccagctactggggaggctgaggcaagagaatcatggaGCCCAAGGTTtagagctatgacactacagcactctacggggagtgacaaagtgaaactgtctcaaaaatgagagagacaaagaaagaaagaaaaactacctgggtgtggtggcacacacctatattctctctacccagggcgatggagtgagacgtgtctcaaaaaaaaaaaaaaaaaaaaggctgggcaaggtggctcacacctgtaatcctaacactgtgggagaccgaggtgggtggattgcttgagctcatgaatttgagaccagcctgagcaaaagcaagaccccatctctactaaaaatagaaaaactgaggcaagaggatcacttgagcccaagttggaggttgctgtgaactaggacaccacagcactctacccagggcaacagcttgagactctgtctcaaaaaaaaaaattatgtaacgCAAGGATAATATAGGGTTTGGTGGGGGGGGGCGGGTtggctatatatatatgtctctgtgtgtgtgtgtgcgtgtgtgtatgagagtgtgagttactgtgtcaccctgggtagagtgtcatggcagcatagctcacaacaacctcaaactcttgggctcaagcactcctcctgtctcagcctcttgaatagctgggactacaggtaatcTCTAAAATGCCTGGTTAgttcttttactttttgtagagatggggtctcactcttgctcaggctggtcttgaactcctgagctcaagtgatcatcctgcctcagcctcccagagtgctgggattacaggcgtgaaacACCAAGTCCACCCAACATTGTCATCTTAAGCTTTATACGATTACCATAACTTGCTTACATCCAAACCAGGATTTGAGTTGAAATACTTAATGATCTTTCCACTGCAAATAACTGGGAGTAGTTGTTGGGGGGGGTCAGGGATcccagttccccaaacccagttgacctgaTTACTCAGTTGAGCTAGAACATGCAACTGGGACACAGTaacaatggaaagcaaaaatgaatggaaacagaaaataaaactggagcagcacagccAGTGTGAACAGAGTAAAAGTAACCTGTacaagtttcagtgtaacaaagagaatttttatttaggaagaagcaagagaaaatttagagcacttccaaagagaattgcAAGTGGGTCCCTCTCCTAAAGGAGCTGAGGTAAGAGAGGAGACATAGGGGTATAAATAccctttctctccatttgaaattggttgcaactctttcattggcctctctgtgcctccaggcattTTTGCCCTTTTCTGtcggtcattggttacctaggttacctcatacccacattcttctGGGCCTGCCTGACTTTCTGGTTCAGCaagccaggttttcctcccacctcccttgaTGCccttttctttgtgtccctttctttttcttttttttttttttgagacagtcttactttgtcaccctcagtagagtgctctggtgtcacagctcacagtaacctcaaactcttaggctcaagcaattctcttgcctcagcctcccaagtaactgggactacaggtgcctgccacaacacccagctatatttagagatgaggtctggttttggtttaggctggtctcaaacctgtgagctcaggaaatccacctgccctggcctcccaagtgctgtcAATGGAGTTTTTCTTGATTGTATAGTGTCAGATGAAGAATCATACTATCCTAATTTTGCAATATACTGCATTTGCTGTTGCTATTTTTATACAGTGAGCAACATTTCTTAAtcatattgttaaaaaaaattttactccggcagcacctatggctcaaaggagtagggcgctggccccatatgccagaggtggtgggtttaagcccagccccggccaaaagctgcaaaaaaaaaaaaaaaaaaaaaaaaaaaaattttttttttactccttcaTTAATCATATTGTAAAAAAATATTCAACTTCattaatcatgtttttttttttttttgagtcagagcctcaagctgtcaccctgggtagagtgccgtggcattgcagctcacagcaacctccaactcctgggctcaagcaatttttctgcctctgcctcccaagtagctgggactacaggcgcctgctacaacgcccaaagctattttttgcttgcagctgtctttgttgtttggcaggtccaggctggattcgaacccgccagttcaggtgtatgtggctggcaccttagccacttgagccataggcgtccAGCCAATCATGTTGTTTTGATGTTACTGTTTAATTTGGTGACTATGTTAGTATTTGTGAAAATGCTAACCTACCtgatggaaagtttttttttttgtagagacagagtttcactttactgccctcggtagagtgccgtggagtcacacagctcacagcaacctccagctcttgggcttacgtgattctcttgcctcagcctcccgagcaggaaagttttttttttttttttttttgccggggctgggtttgaacccaccacctccggtatatggggccagcaccctactccttgagccacaggagctgcccaggaaAGTTATTTTTTAGAAGGAAATTTAAGCCATAACAATGAAAGATTCCAAGACAATGTTTCCTTTCTGTCACAaacctggtttttttgtttgtttttgagacagtctcactatgttgccctccgtagagtactgtagcatcacagctcacagcaacctcaaactcttgggcttaagttattctcttgcctcatccgcCCAAGTAGCtgtgttgtaattgtcattgttgtttggaaggcccgtgctgggttcgaacctgccagcctcaacagtatgtggctggtgccctagtcgctgagctgtAGGCACGGAGCCAAACCTGGTTTTCTTAAGTAAGGATCTAATTGCTCACTGACTATAAGCACTTATTTTTGTCatctttaataaaataacaaacagggcggcgcctgtggctcagttggtaaggcaccggccccatatactgagggtagcgggttcaaacctggcccgggctgaactgcaaaccaaaaaatagctgggcgttgtggcggacgcctgtagtcccagctactcgggaggc from Nycticebus coucang isolate mNycCou1 chromosome 3, mNycCou1.pri, whole genome shotgun sequence carries:
- the LOC128582552 gene encoding katanin p60 ATPase-containing subunit A1-like — its product is MSLLMISENVKLRREYALLRNYDSAMVYYQGVFNQMNKYLYSVKGMYLQQKWQQVWQEINVEAKHDKDIMKTLESVKLDSTPLKAAQYELPASEGEVWSMPIPVERRPSPGPRKRQSSQYSDPKSHGNRPSTAVRVHRSSAQNLHNDRGKAVRCEKKEQNKGREEKNKSPTAVTEPETIKFDSTGYDKDLVEALERDIISQNPNVRWDDIADLVEAKKLLKEAVVLPMWMPRFFKGIRRPWKGVLMFGPPGTGKTLLAKAVATEYKTTFFNVSSSILTSQIQRESEKLVHPLFAMTRFYSPATIFIDEIDSICSCRGMSEEPEATRRVKAELLVQMDGAGGASENDEPSKMVMVLAATNFPWDIDEALRRRLEKLIYIPLPSVKGREELLQISLHELELADVDLASIAENMEGYSGADMTNVCRDASLMAMRKRIEGLTPEEIRNLSKEEMHMPTMKERYELGLPPNTMIQGTLEPDGPLWGWDGDSDDDWDSVVLALLALGVVAATALALHWFGSEQDQEVGRGVVSALHLKSNINGCSEGHSSREGNPDLSECSQGSSAATEDRGLARLPPKTDHKVALRGVLGHQHGNATTLGGKGKQLPRPSTALPGRSKAGGTSATILIHFTPRSPGSEVEEQAEAGGGSVKGPALQQQDTSSRQSGVEPSGSLGRGGGSRQDRTCCPPKLDSVVSVWDVVDAAASLDAHASGLCAGSQLPPRAQEPAPQVLPEAPTLKTGAPTPREVQGVLAPKASWPWARREVLVTQSFSQVPGSTGGCSGPGSPT